From Paenibacillus sp. PK3_47, the proteins below share one genomic window:
- a CDS encoding TetR/AcrR family transcriptional regulator, which yields MLRESRKKELKKQIFLQALQLFHEKGFEQVTVQEITTKCGIGKGTFFNYFAKKEDILLYLGESQIDLLQHSIEKHQNIDPPKEQIRRVMDDLLLHFSAHSELMKLATLEIIKSASLAGKESKSVQKLHIQLASMIDRAKQNNKLHSRWETEVIATTIVGVYFHTILSWTLMEVQYTTISESFRKQFDVVWEGIDRN from the coding sequence ATGCTTAGGGAATCGCGAAAAAAGGAATTAAAAAAGCAAATATTTCTACAAGCTCTCCAGCTTTTTCATGAAAAAGGGTTTGAGCAGGTTACTGTTCAGGAGATTACAACCAAATGCGGCATTGGAAAGGGAACCTTTTTTAATTATTTCGCTAAGAAGGAAGACATCTTGCTTTATCTTGGAGAATCCCAGATCGATTTGTTGCAACACAGCATAGAGAAGCATCAGAATATCGACCCTCCCAAAGAACAAATTAGACGCGTGATGGATGATCTACTTCTTCATTTTTCAGCACATAGCGAACTCATGAAACTGGCTACCCTGGAGATCATTAAATCAGCTTCACTTGCCGGAAAAGAATCAAAAAGCGTTCAAAAGTTACATATTCAGCTGGCATCCATGATCGACCGTGCCAAACAAAACAATAAACTGCATAGCCGTTGGGAAACGGAGGTCATTGCCACAACGATTGTCGGTGTCTATTTCCACACGATCCTGTCATGGACCCTGATGGAAGTCCAATATACAACCATAAGCGAATCATTTAGAAAACAATTTGATGTTGTATGGGAAGGTATTGATCGTAACTAG
- a CDS encoding FAD-dependent monooxygenase, with protein sequence MSKAILIIGGGIAGLCTAITLQQIGMKVKVYEKNTHPSVAGAGIIIAPNALQALGPYRISDEIIRQGNPGQGFYILSDRGRPITQLTIPSGYGSLYSIHRKDLHQILLSALPPGTVEWGKPFLQLEQKDHQVRVAFSDGSEAMGDLVVAADGIHSNVRKQIFHKDTYRYAGYTCWRGVVSGEALPGSSHHFIETWGTKGRFGIVPLPNNKVYWYALINARQGDPRIANYTTKDLHHLFKNYHDPIPSLLLKTTPHDMIHRDIVDIAPMERFCSDRVVFIGDAAHAITPNMGQGACQAIEDARTLAECLSVQSNYQRAFADYENRRRKRIKQISDQSWKIGKMAQSESFLFTSVRNQLMKHAPKWIYRNQAKRLYQFQL encoded by the coding sequence ATGTCAAAGGCAATCCTAATTATAGGTGGCGGAATTGCAGGTTTATGTACCGCGATCACCTTGCAGCAAATAGGGATGAAGGTAAAAGTATACGAAAAAAATACACATCCATCTGTTGCTGGGGCAGGTATCATTATCGCTCCGAATGCTCTGCAGGCGCTCGGTCCATACCGTATATCGGACGAAATCATCCGCCAAGGTAATCCAGGCCAAGGCTTCTATATATTATCGGATCGAGGTCGGCCTATCACTCAACTTACAATACCCTCCGGCTATGGCAGCTTGTACTCCATTCATCGCAAGGACCTCCATCAAATTCTTTTATCTGCACTCCCTCCCGGCACTGTAGAATGGGGAAAACCATTTTTGCAACTTGAGCAAAAGGATCACCAGGTGCGGGTTGCCTTTAGTGACGGCAGTGAAGCGATGGGCGACTTGGTCGTCGCTGCCGATGGCATTCACTCCAACGTTCGCAAACAGATTTTTCACAAAGATACATATCGCTATGCCGGCTATACCTGCTGGCGCGGTGTTGTTTCTGGTGAAGCTCTTCCTGGTTCATCTCATCATTTTATCGAGACATGGGGAACGAAAGGTCGTTTCGGCATCGTCCCGCTGCCAAATAATAAAGTGTATTGGTACGCGCTCATCAACGCCCGCCAGGGTGACCCCCGCATTGCAAATTATACTACTAAGGACTTGCATCACCTTTTCAAAAACTATCATGATCCCATACCCAGTCTATTGTTGAAAACGACACCTCATGACATGATCCATCGCGATATCGTAGATATAGCACCTATGGAACGCTTCTGCTCAGATCGAGTTGTTTTTATCGGCGATGCTGCTCATGCGATTACTCCTAATATGGGACAGGGAGCCTGCCAGGCGATTGAGGATGCACGTACTTTGGCCGAATGCCTTAGTGTACAAAGCAATTATCAGAGAGCATTTGCAGATTATGAGAACAGACGCAGAAAGAGAATCAAACAAATATCAGATCAATCATGGAAGATCGGGAAAATGGCACAATCGGAAAGTTTCCTGTTCACCAGTGTCCGAAACCAACTAATGAAGCATGCCCCTAAATGGATCTATCGAAACCAGGCAAAGCGCTTGTACCAATTTCAGCTCTAG
- a CDS encoding DUF3995 domain-containing protein — MIDILIVITSCLFIFIGILHVYWGFGGSCGINAALPTKDDSISPVLRPGVLGTLFVGLLCFFASVLLLVQTEVFTAIKSSLLTEWLCIAGGVVFFLRAIGEGRYVGFFKNIKHTKFAKLDTAFYSPLCVWISLIFVVASFT, encoded by the coding sequence TTGATAGATATTTTAATAGTAATAACGTCTTGTCTATTTATATTCATTGGTATATTACACGTCTATTGGGGATTTGGTGGGAGTTGTGGAATAAATGCGGCTCTTCCAACTAAAGATGACAGTATATCACCAGTTTTGCGACCAGGAGTATTAGGTACACTTTTTGTCGGATTACTTTGCTTCTTTGCATCTGTACTGCTGTTAGTTCAGACTGAAGTGTTCACAGCCATCAAATCCTCCCTTCTAACAGAATGGCTTTGTATAGCTGGAGGAGTTGTTTTCTTTTTACGTGCTATTGGCGAAGGAAGATATGTGGGATTTTTTAAAAACATCAAACATACTAAATTTGCAAAACTAGATACCGCCTTCTATTCACCTCTTTGTGTATGGATTAGTCTAATTTTTGTGGTAGCCTCATTTACCTGA
- the rlmH gene encoding 23S rRNA (pseudouridine(1915)-N(3))-methyltransferase RlmH: MLIQIIGVGKLKEKYLVSGIAEYAKRLTPYLKFQVIEVADEKAPDNLSDAEVVQVKGREGERILAHIKSEAHVIALAIDGKLWSSEELAAEIDRLGTYGTSHVVFVIGGSHGLSDEVMRRAQQRMSFGRMTLPHQLMRLVLVEQIYRAVKINRGEPYHK; the protein is encoded by the coding sequence ATGCTCATTCAGATCATCGGCGTAGGCAAATTGAAGGAAAAATATTTGGTAAGCGGCATCGCGGAATATGCCAAACGGCTGACGCCTTACCTTAAGTTCCAGGTTATAGAGGTGGCGGATGAGAAGGCGCCTGACAACCTCAGCGATGCTGAGGTTGTTCAGGTGAAGGGGCGCGAGGGGGAACGGATCCTCGCGCACATCAAGAGCGAGGCGCATGTCATTGCGCTCGCGATCGACGGCAAGCTCTGGAGCTCCGAGGAGCTTGCCGCGGAAATCGACCGGCTCGGCACCTACGGGACGAGCCATGTCGTCTTCGTCATCGGAGGGAGCCACGGGCTCTCCGATGAGGTTATGCGCCGCGCGCAGCAGCGCATGAGCTTCGGCCGAATGACGCTGCCCCATCAGCTCATGCGGCTGGTGCTGGTGGAGCAGATTTACCGCGCGGTGAAGATCAATCGGGGGGAACCGTACCACAAATAG
- a CDS encoding helix-turn-helix transcriptional regulator: MKLLHHPDRKDIQLSSVLYALSDPIRLYVVSEIRKHGEQACNSFNVPIAKSTMSHHARTLREAGVVYTRAQGTQRILSLRTDDLNERFPGVLDSILEAYESAGGADALVEKPEEQA; encoded by the coding sequence ATGAAGCTGCTCCATCATCCGGACCGCAAAGACATCCAGCTGTCTTCTGTGCTCTACGCACTTAGCGATCCGATTCGTCTGTATGTAGTGTCGGAAATACGCAAGCATGGCGAGCAGGCCTGCAATAGCTTCAATGTACCGATAGCCAAATCTACCATGTCCCACCATGCCCGGACGCTGCGCGAAGCGGGTGTTGTCTATACACGTGCGCAGGGGACACAACGCATTCTGTCACTGCGCACGGATGATCTCAATGAGCGTTTTCCCGGAGTGCTTGATTCCATATTAGAGGCATATGAGTCTGCCGGCGGGGCGGATGCGCTTGTAGAGAAGCCGGAGGAGCAAGCTTAG
- a CDS encoding MFS transporter, translating to MNSSHTAEDSADNNSHKSEVGSDSYSLAAEGSANGSLHTSNSHAHSGSDSSHAATDTEPSLPREGLLTLLFSVAVVLVIMNTAMFNLALPDVTEAFGITAASASWIVTGYSIMFSIASITYSRLSDFLPIRRLLIIGLLTLGLAAVVGFFSSNFIFLLIVRILQASGAGAVMSLSLVLFTRYVPQARRGKAMATIMSAVSLGLGLGPVAGGAIVEYLGWTWLFAVTAAILLLVPLFMILLPKEVPARGSFDVLGGLFLGVGTTGLLLFLTSGMWVALIAGIAALALFVGRIRSTPDPFVLPALFRNRSYLVLALVGIASYLCSFATLFLLPQILTHRFGFSASHAGLVIFPGSLLAIFVSRSVGRIIDRYGNAGILRFAPLLVLTATVLFALLAGQSWIAVMLVYMIMSLAFTALSSSVSNEISRILPSSQIGSGMGLYQLLQFFSGAFSVAMAASALEWQQALPLSAAYSNIYWGLSIAALIAIASAVAYRRSSRNGPLAEMADAADA from the coding sequence ATGAACTCGTCACATACAGCAGAGGATAGCGCAGACAACAATTCACATAAATCAGAGGTCGGCTCTGACAGCTATTCACTTGCAGCAGAGGGCAGCGCAAACGGCAGTTTACATACATCTAATAGCCACGCACATAGCGGCTCTGACAGTAGCCATGCCGCCACTGACACAGAGCCCTCTCTTCCCAGGGAAGGGCTGCTGACTCTCCTCTTCAGCGTTGCTGTTGTACTTGTCATTATGAATACGGCCATGTTCAACCTGGCCCTGCCGGATGTGACTGAAGCCTTTGGCATTACGGCCGCATCCGCATCCTGGATTGTTACCGGATACTCCATCATGTTCTCCATTGCTTCAATAACGTACAGCCGGCTGTCTGACTTCCTGCCGATCCGCCGGCTGCTGATTATCGGCCTGCTGACGCTGGGTCTTGCGGCTGTGGTTGGTTTCTTCAGCAGCAACTTTATTTTCCTGCTGATCGTGCGGATTCTGCAGGCATCCGGAGCGGGTGCAGTCATGTCCTTGTCACTGGTCCTGTTCACCCGCTATGTTCCGCAGGCCCGCCGCGGCAAGGCGATGGCGACCATTATGTCGGCCGTATCGCTGGGGCTAGGCCTCGGACCTGTAGCCGGTGGCGCCATCGTAGAGTATCTCGGCTGGACCTGGCTGTTCGCCGTCACCGCGGCCATTCTGCTGCTGGTCCCGCTGTTCATGATCCTGCTGCCTAAGGAAGTCCCCGCCCGCGGCTCGTTCGATGTGCTGGGCGGGCTGTTCCTCGGCGTCGGCACCACCGGCCTGCTGCTCTTCCTGACCAGCGGCATGTGGGTCGCCCTGATCGCCGGAATTGCTGCGCTTGCCCTGTTCGTCGGCCGGATCCGCAGCACACCAGATCCGTTCGTGCTGCCGGCGCTATTCCGCAACCGTTCCTATCTCGTGCTCGCGCTGGTCGGCATCGCTTCCTACCTGTGCAGCTTCGCGACACTGTTCCTGCTGCCGCAGATTCTGACCCACCGCTTCGGCTTCAGTGCAAGCCATGCCGGGCTGGTCATTTTCCCCGGCTCACTGCTGGCGATCTTCGTCTCCCGCTCCGTGGGGCGGATCATCGACCGCTACGGCAATGCCGGTATTCTGCGGTTCGCACCGCTGCTGGTGCTGACTGCAACCGTGCTGTTCGCACTGCTCGCCGGCCAGTCCTGGATTGCAGTCATGCTCGTCTACATGATCATGAGCTTGGCCTTTACCGCATTGTCCAGCAGCGTGTCCAATGAAATCTCGCGGATTCTGCCTTCGTCACAGATCGGCTCCGGAATGGGGCTGTACCAGCTGCTGCAATTCTTCAGCGGAGCCTTCAGCGTGGCTATGGCTGCGAGTGCTCTGGAGTGGCAGCAGGCATTGCCGTTATCTGCGGCCTACTCCAATATTTATTGGGGTCTCTCGATTGCCGCTCTAATCGCCATTGCCTCGGCAGTGGCTTACCGCCGGAGCAGCCGGAACGGCCCGCTTGCCGAGATGGCGGATGCAGCAGACGCCTGA